From the genome of Haemophilus parainfluenzae, one region includes:
- the yacG gene encoding DNA gyrase inhibitor YacG has protein sequence MSDEIFEVPCPTCQKPVPWTQESQFRPFCSKRCQLIDLGEWAAEEKAIPSDTADFAMAPNLSDEWSIK, from the coding sequence ATGTCTGATGAAATTTTTGAAGTCCCTTGCCCGACATGTCAAAAGCCTGTGCCTTGGACACAGGAAAGTCAATTTCGCCCTTTTTGCAGCAAACGTTGCCAACTCATTGATTTAGGCGAATGGGCTGCAGAAGAAAAAGCCATTCCAAGTGATACTGCTGATTTTGCCATGGCTCCCAATCTCAGTGATGAATGGAGTATCAAATGA
- the coaE gene encoding dephospho-CoA kinase (Dephospho-CoA kinase (CoaE) performs the final step in coenzyme A biosynthesis.), with product MTYIVGLTGGIGSGKSTIANLFVELGVPIVDADIVAREVVEKGSPLLAQIAEHFGKSILTEEGELNRAELRKKVFADENEKNWLNHLLHPAIRERMLAQLNAQTAPYTLFVVPLLIENKLTTLCDRVLVIDVKPETQLARASSRDHNNIQQIQAIMNAQVSREERLKWADDIISNDAKLPENLPHLKQKVLELHQFYLSESRNKNV from the coding sequence ATGACTTATATTGTAGGACTCACTGGCGGTATTGGTAGCGGAAAAAGCACGATTGCAAATCTCTTTGTTGAACTTGGTGTACCCATTGTTGATGCGGATATTGTGGCAAGAGAAGTGGTTGAAAAAGGCTCACCGCTGCTCGCTCAAATTGCTGAGCACTTTGGAAAATCAATTCTGACTGAAGAGGGAGAATTAAATCGAGCTGAGCTACGAAAAAAAGTATTTGCAGACGAAAATGAAAAAAACTGGCTCAATCATTTATTACATCCTGCTATTCGCGAAAGAATGTTAGCGCAGTTAAATGCTCAGACCGCTCCTTATACCTTGTTTGTCGTTCCACTGCTTATTGAAAACAAGCTCACCACACTTTGCGATCGCGTGCTTGTTATCGATGTTAAACCTGAAACTCAGCTGGCTCGAGCGTCATCGAGAGATCATAATAATATTCAGCAAATTCAAGCTATTATGAATGCACAAGTCAGCCGTGAAGAACGATTAAAATGGGCAGATGATATCATTTCAAATGATGCAAAATTGCCAGAAAACCTACCGCACTTAAAACAAAAAGTGCTAGAATTGCACCAATTTTATTTAAGTGAATCGAGAAATAAAAATGTCTGA
- a CDS encoding GNAT family N-acetyltransferase — translation MSLQHHDNGKQGEFFLLDEQGKKIAKLAYFYETPDTINANHTFVDDSLRGQGVADKLYQALIHFIQAKKLTLHPTCSYIARKWERTQSTQPQA, via the coding sequence ATGAGTCTTCAGCATCACGATAATGGTAAACAGGGTGAGTTTTTCTTACTTGATGAGCAAGGCAAGAAAATCGCGAAACTCGCCTATTTTTATGAAACACCCGATACCATTAATGCTAATCACACGTTTGTTGATGATTCTCTTCGTGGACAAGGTGTGGCAGACAAACTCTATCAAGCCTTAATTCATTTTATCCAGGCTAAAAAGCTGACATTGCACCCAACTTGTAGCTATATTGCAAGAAAATGGGAACGAACCCAATCTACTCAACCTCAAGCTTAA
- a CDS encoding prepilin peptidase, with the protein MMTLAFFLLGGLAGILAWVYIDRFIPNLQQEIYQNYIELYPENNPIFYSEKAVIQSQKCGHIFLYFLGFGLCFAVLCYFLQDELFTLWLAITLSLIFVISWLDWHYQLISPTPCLFLFFLGLFGAHQEFSILTLSQSLESAVSFFSIFYIIYHLSKWFYKKEALGRGDYWLALGIGAYLTIELLPLFLFIACLLGIIGYWISRQPVLPFAPFLCLSLIITSAINL; encoded by the coding sequence ATGATGACATTAGCTTTTTTTTTATTGGGTGGTTTAGCGGGCATCCTTGCTTGGGTTTATATTGATCGTTTTATACCCAATCTCCAACAAGAAATTTATCAGAACTATATCGAACTTTATCCTGAAAACAATCCTATTTTCTATAGCGAAAAAGCAGTGATTCAATCTCAAAAGTGCGGTCATATTTTCCTTTATTTTTTAGGGTTTGGACTCTGTTTTGCTGTACTCTGTTATTTTCTTCAGGATGAATTATTTACTTTATGGCTCGCGATTACGCTTAGTCTCATCTTTGTTATCAGTTGGCTAGACTGGCATTATCAGCTGATTTCACCTACACCTTGCCTGTTTTTATTTTTCCTGGGTTTATTCGGCGCACATCAAGAATTTTCAATTCTGACGCTTTCTCAAAGTTTAGAAAGTGCGGTTAGTTTTTTCAGTATTTTTTACATCATCTATCATTTGTCTAAATGGTTTTATAAGAAGGAAGCGTTAGGCCGTGGCGATTATTGGCTCGCTTTAGGAATCGGCGCTTATCTCACCATCGAGCTCTTACCACTTTTTTTATTCATTGCCTGTCTATTAGGCATCATAGGTTATTGGATTTCTCGTCAACCTGTTTTACCTTTCGCGCCCTTTCTTTGCTTATCGTTAATCATCACCAGTGCAATCAACCTATAA